One Lacipirellulaceae bacterium DNA window includes the following coding sequences:
- a CDS encoding heavy-metal-associated domain-containing protein — protein MLNTIKISTLCVFAATLASSPLAIAATQITAKPQATAKVDATKKSIKKEPALKLAPEQTAVYVEKMHCGHCAKKIVRKVIVLKGVKSISTDVKANLAIVTPQKKKQVKSADIWKACQTAGFQPVKLIGPEGTFAADKKTKGPLLVAKPQAVKKSKQTTPQKSAAKPTTKKS, from the coding sequence ATGTTGAACACGATCAAGATATCCACGTTGTGTGTTTTCGCTGCGACGCTGGCGTCTTCGCCGTTGGCGATCGCAGCAACCCAAATCACTGCGAAACCGCAAGCGACGGCAAAAGTTGACGCGACAAAAAAATCAATCAAGAAAGAGCCGGCACTCAAGCTCGCTCCCGAGCAGACAGCCGTTTACGTCGAAAAGATGCACTGCGGCCATTGTGCAAAGAAGATCGTTCGCAAGGTGATTGTCCTCAAGGGAGTGAAGAGCATTTCGACGGACGTGAAAGCCAACCTCGCGATAGTCACGCCGCAGAAGAAGAAGCAAGTCAAGTCCGCCGACATTTGGAAAGCTTGTCAGACTGCCGGGTTTCAGCCCGTGAAGCTGATTGGGCCTGAAGGTACTTTTGCGGCTGACAAGAAGACCAAGGGGCCGCTGCTGGTGGCTAAGCCGCAAGCGGTTAAGAAATCGAAGCAGACTACTCCGCAGAAATCGGCGGCGAAGCCAACAACCAAGAAAAGCTAG
- a CDS encoding SRPBCC family protein: protein MADELSASSVESAKITIEKNSDPNAPHKGGYVLRADCVVPESIERVFDYFSDAGNLEALTPPYLNFNIVTPLPIEMRQGAIIDYRLRLRGLHIKWKTEIAAWEPNRRFVDRALRSPYHWWHHEHLFEETELGTRVIDIVHYAVPGGALIHNLLVKRDVKHIFEYRQDQLASVFPS from the coding sequence ATGGCCGACGAACTATCAGCAAGCAGCGTAGAATCCGCAAAGATCACGATCGAGAAGAACTCGGACCCGAACGCCCCGCACAAGGGCGGCTACGTACTGCGTGCTGACTGCGTCGTGCCCGAGTCGATCGAGCGGGTTTTCGACTACTTCAGCGACGCCGGGAATCTTGAGGCCCTAACGCCGCCCTATCTCAACTTCAACATTGTCACACCGCTACCCATTGAGATGCGGCAGGGGGCGATTATCGATTACCGGCTCCGATTGCGGGGACTGCACATCAAGTGGAAGACCGAGATCGCCGCTTGGGAGCCCAATCGGCGGTTCGTCGACCGAGCACTCCGCAGTCCCTACCACTGGTGGCATCACGAGCACTTGTTCGAAGAAACCGAACTCGGCACCCGAGTCATCGATATTGTTCACTACGCGGTGCCAGGTGGTGCGTTGATTCACAATCTACTGGTAAAACGAGATGTCAAGCACATCTTCGAGTACCGCCAGGATCAGCTCGCGTCCGTCTTCCCAAGCTAG
- a CDS encoding GDP-L-fucose synthase, with the protein MSKLSGSMLPLDAPIYVTGHRGMVGSALLRRLESSGYSNLLTATRQQLDLRDQTAVNHWFAEMKPAFVFHAAGTVGGIHANSSRPADFLYDNLMMHATVLHASWQTGVEKLLYLGSSCIYPRDCPQPIKEEYLLTGPLEVTNDAYAIAKIAGLKACEAYRRQHGCHFISAMPTNLYGPNDNFDLKSSHVLPALMRKFHNCRESAEAGGEVTIWGTGSPRREFLHVDDLADACVFMMNHYDDAEPVNVGTGIDVTIRELAELIQEIVCPEARLTFDSDMPDGTPRKLLDVTKLHDLGWHHKIDLREGIASTYQWFEQRIASGEKLRGTMVS; encoded by the coding sequence ATGTCGAAATTGTCTGGCTCGATGCTACCGCTGGATGCTCCGATCTATGTGACTGGTCATCGGGGAATGGTCGGCTCAGCACTGTTGCGGCGTCTGGAATCCAGTGGATATTCGAATCTGCTCACGGCGACTCGCCAGCAGCTTGATCTCCGCGACCAAACTGCCGTGAACCACTGGTTTGCCGAGATGAAGCCTGCGTTCGTTTTTCACGCAGCGGGAACGGTAGGAGGAATTCACGCCAACAGTTCCCGCCCCGCCGACTTTCTCTACGACAACCTCATGATGCATGCGACCGTCTTGCATGCGTCTTGGCAGACGGGCGTCGAGAAGTTGCTGTATCTAGGGAGCTCCTGCATCTACCCGCGTGACTGCCCTCAACCGATCAAAGAGGAGTATCTGCTCACCGGGCCGTTGGAGGTGACGAACGATGCTTACGCAATCGCCAAGATAGCCGGCTTAAAGGCGTGCGAGGCTTACCGCAGGCAACACGGTTGTCATTTTATTTCGGCCATGCCGACGAATCTGTACGGACCGAACGATAACTTTGACCTGAAGAGTTCTCATGTCTTGCCTGCGCTGATGCGTAAGTTCCATAACTGTCGAGAGTCAGCAGAAGCGGGAGGAGAAGTCACGATCTGGGGCACCGGAAGCCCGCGACGCGAGTTTCTTCATGTCGACGATTTGGCCGATGCCTGCGTATTCATGATGAACCATTACGATGATGCTGAGCCGGTGAATGTCGGCACAGGAATCGACGTGACGATCCGAGAACTTGCCGAATTGATCCAGGAAATCGTCTGCCCCGAAGCTCGGCTGACTTTCGACTCCGACATGCCCGATGGGACGCCTCGGAAGTTGCTTGACGTGACGAAACTGCACGACCTTGGGTGGCACCATAAGATTGACCTGCGCGAGGGGATCGCGAGCACCTACCAGTGGTTCGAGCAAAGAATCGCTTCCGGTGAAAAGTTACGCGGAACGATGGTCTCGTAA
- the gmd gene encoding GDP-mannose 4,6-dehydratase: MNKPSSLPELNGKTALITGITGQDGSYLSELLLSKGYKVWGIIRRSSSFNTGRIDHLYQDPHESNVRLRLCYGDLNDASSINRILKVVRPDEIYNLGAQSHVKVSFEVPEYTADVTGLGVVRILEAMRELDLDSRFYQASSSELYGKVLESPQTETTPFYPRSPYAAAKAYAFHITRNYRESYGMFAVNGILFNHESPRRGETFVTRKISRAAARIKLGQQDCVYLGNLDARRDWGFAGDYVDAMWRMLQVDTPNDYVIATGETHSVRSFCELCFAEVGLPIEWSGSETNEVGRDTEGNVVVRIDPRYFRPAEVDLLLGDATKAKTDLGWEPKVSLAELAKMMVQNDLQLAASQADAFVANEV; this comes from the coding sequence ATGAATAAGCCTTCGTCACTTCCCGAACTCAACGGCAAGACCGCCTTGATCACTGGTATTACAGGCCAAGATGGCTCGTACCTTTCGGAGTTGCTGCTCAGCAAAGGCTACAAGGTTTGGGGCATCATCCGGCGGAGTTCGTCTTTTAACACCGGGCGGATTGATCATCTCTACCAAGATCCTCACGAATCCAACGTGCGGCTGCGGCTCTGTTATGGTGATCTCAATGACGCCAGCAGCATCAATCGCATCCTGAAAGTGGTTCGCCCGGACGAGATCTATAACCTCGGCGCTCAGTCGCACGTGAAAGTCTCCTTCGAAGTGCCAGAGTACACCGCAGACGTGACCGGATTAGGAGTCGTGCGAATTTTAGAAGCGATGCGGGAGCTCGATCTCGATTCCCGCTTCTATCAGGCTTCATCCTCCGAGCTGTACGGCAAGGTGCTTGAATCACCGCAAACCGAGACGACACCGTTCTATCCACGCAGCCCCTACGCGGCAGCGAAGGCTTACGCCTTTCACATTACGCGTAACTATCGCGAGTCCTATGGCATGTTTGCCGTGAACGGGATTCTCTTTAATCACGAGTCTCCCCGCCGCGGCGAGACGTTTGTCACACGCAAGATCAGCCGTGCTGCCGCTCGCATCAAACTCGGCCAGCAGGATTGCGTTTATCTTGGGAATCTCGACGCACGTCGCGACTGGGGTTTTGCCGGAGATTATGTCGACGCCATGTGGCGGATGTTGCAGGTGGACACGCCCAATGACTATGTGATTGCTACTGGCGAGACCCATTCCGTCAGAAGCTTCTGCGAACTTTGCTTCGCCGAAGTTGGACTGCCCATTGAGTGGTCTGGTAGCGAAACCAACGAAGTTGGTCGAGATACCGAGGGCAACGTTGTTGTACGGATCGACCCACGGTATTTCCGTCCTGCAGAGGTCGACCTGCTTTTGGGTGATGCGACCAAGGCGAAAACCGATCTCGGTTGGGAGCCCAAGGTATCACTGGCGGAGCTGGCCAAGATGATGGTCCAGAACGACCTGCAGCTCGCCGCCTCTCAAGCGGATGCATTCGTCGCCAACGAGGTTTAA
- a CDS encoding DUF72 domain-containing protein, translating into MSKQVYYFGCPQWTTPGWVGTLFSTKNRGRWLSEYSQVFNTVEGNTVFYGLPTRDTVQRWSQEVAPGFQFCLKFPRTISHERQLVKAERETADFLDRLAILKEADHLGPSFLQLPPHFSGEHFDKLEAYLSSLPIEFTYAVDLRHLDYFDNGRCETQLNVLLKELNIDRVLFETEPLFSAAPADEHEVHAQDRKPKVPSRATTTGGRPFLRFVGRTDLTEIESWIERWTAETAAWIEQGKTPYVFLHAPNQVDSATFAEVFHRSLQARIPRLPDLSEWPGRQVPQQTSLF; encoded by the coding sequence GTGTCGAAACAAGTCTATTATTTCGGCTGTCCCCAGTGGACAACTCCGGGCTGGGTGGGGACTCTTTTCTCCACTAAGAACCGCGGTCGTTGGCTCTCGGAGTACTCACAGGTTTTCAATACCGTTGAAGGGAATACCGTTTTCTACGGATTGCCGACGCGAGATACCGTGCAGCGGTGGTCTCAAGAAGTGGCGCCCGGCTTTCAGTTCTGTTTGAAATTCCCGAGGACTATTTCTCATGAGAGACAACTCGTAAAAGCGGAACGAGAAACTGCCGATTTTCTCGATCGATTGGCGATTCTTAAGGAAGCAGATCACCTTGGACCAAGCTTCTTGCAGCTTCCGCCGCATTTCTCAGGCGAGCATTTTGACAAGCTGGAAGCCTACCTAAGCAGTTTGCCAATCGAGTTTACGTATGCCGTCGACCTACGTCACTTAGACTACTTCGATAATGGCAGATGCGAGACACAACTGAACGTCTTGCTCAAAGAGTTAAACATTGACCGCGTTTTGTTTGAGACAGAGCCCTTATTCTCGGCCGCACCAGCCGATGAGCATGAAGTTCATGCCCAGGATCGCAAACCCAAAGTTCCTTCTCGAGCAACGACGACTGGTGGTCGTCCGTTCCTGCGTTTCGTGGGAAGAACTGACCTCACGGAAATCGAAAGCTGGATTGAACGCTGGACTGCCGAAACAGCCGCCTGGATCGAGCAAGGGAAGACCCCCTACGTGTTTCTCCATGCCCCAAACCAAGTGGATTCAGCGACTTTTGCCGAGGTTTTCCATCGCAGTCTTCAGGCGAGAATCCCCCGGCTACCGGACCTCTCCGAATGGCCAGGCCGCCAAGTCCCCCAGCAAACGTCGCTATTTTAG
- a CDS encoding secondary thiamine-phosphate synthase enzyme YjbQ yields MRSYRQELWFNIAQRMGFENITPTISQCLAESGITEGLCLVNAMHITASVFINDDEQGLLRDYSKWLEELAPFDASPQRYHHNRTGEDNADAHHKRQIMGREVVVAVTEGKLDFGPWEQIFYGEFDGRRKKRVLVKIIGE; encoded by the coding sequence ATGCGTTCCTACCGCCAAGAACTTTGGTTCAACATCGCCCAGCGCATGGGTTTTGAGAACATCACGCCCACGATCAGCCAGTGCCTCGCCGAAAGCGGAATCACAGAGGGGCTTTGCCTCGTCAACGCAATGCATATCACGGCGAGCGTTTTTATCAACGATGATGAACAGGGTTTACTCCGCGACTACAGCAAGTGGCTTGAAGAACTGGCCCCGTTCGATGCTTCGCCGCAGCGTTACCATCACAATCGCACTGGCGAAGACAACGCCGATGCGCACCACAAACGTCAGATTATGGGACGCGAAGTCGTTGTCGCCGTGACTGAGGGGAAACTCGACTTTGGGCCTTGGGAGCAGATTTTCTACGGCGAGTTTGACGGACGTCGCAAGAAACGCGTGTTGGTGAAGATCATCGGCGAATAG
- a CDS encoding DUF4105 domain-containing protein, with product MTTLRLMRCLLLILLASLVGCQSAAKVMAPSNVRNWAPEQAVLPYAEFSGDEVTVRNVRHCQYFGGAEVAEQEDPTGEEFIVNYDDRTYKLSDLQAVDFFMVPFEGMPRLAHTMLSFEFAPEKGPREHLTVSVETRKEVGESYAAWKGSARQYELMYVVADERDVIKVRTHFRNENVYLYRTKATPEQAQRLFVDVMSRANELAAHPEFYDTLSNNCTTNLVRHINRIHPNRIKYDYHVLLPGYSDELAYKEGLIEKQGSFAETKARAYINARAWSVAEHEDYSTAIRR from the coding sequence TTGACTACTCTTCGCCTCATGCGCTGCTTGCTGCTCATTTTACTCGCTTCGCTCGTTGGTTGCCAAAGTGCCGCCAAGGTGATGGCGCCGTCGAATGTCCGCAACTGGGCTCCCGAGCAGGCCGTTCTTCCGTATGCGGAATTCTCAGGCGATGAGGTCACGGTACGCAACGTTCGCCACTGCCAATACTTTGGTGGTGCCGAAGTCGCTGAACAGGAAGACCCAACCGGTGAAGAGTTCATCGTCAACTATGACGATCGAACCTACAAGTTAAGCGACCTGCAAGCAGTCGACTTCTTCATGGTTCCTTTCGAGGGAATGCCGCGATTGGCCCATACGATGCTGAGCTTCGAGTTTGCCCCTGAAAAAGGCCCTCGTGAGCACCTGACAGTCAGTGTCGAAACGCGTAAAGAAGTCGGCGAGTCGTACGCGGCTTGGAAAGGAAGCGCCCGCCAGTACGAGTTGATGTACGTCGTTGCTGACGAACGCGACGTGATCAAAGTCCGGACGCACTTCCGCAACGAGAATGTCTATCTCTACCGCACCAAGGCAACCCCAGAGCAAGCACAACGGTTATTCGTGGATGTCATGAGCCGAGCGAATGAACTGGCCGCGCATCCGGAGTTCTATGACACGCTATCCAACAACTGCACCACGAACCTCGTGCGGCACATCAATCGCATCCACCCAAACCGGATCAAGTACGATTATCATGTGCTGCTGCCGGGATACTCGGACGAGCTCGCCTACAAGGAAGGCTTAATCGAGAAACAGGGCTCCTTTGCTGAGACGAAGGCCCGAGCCTACATCAATGCCCGCGCATGGAGTGTCGCGGAACACGAAGATTACTCGACGGCTATTCGCCGATGA
- the hisG gene encoding ATP phosphoribosyltransferase, which produces MNSENLRIGIPSKGRLADLAGQLLKDAGLRFRRQDRSLFARVRDMPIDITFLRTNDIPVLCEEGAIDLGITGSDLVAESGAKLTTRLNLGVGNCGLAVCVPEDSSINSPKDLAGKRIATSFPHVTRTFLKEHGAEAHIVELTGSVEVMIALGIADAIVDLVETGSTLAANRLRILTEIGRYETALVQNPATKHTELADRITRRIEGVVIARAYSLLEYNVEKENLVEAEKITPGFSSPTVNRLEEEGWFSVRAMVKRGEVIGIMEQLEQLGAKAILETSIANCRL; this is translated from the coding sequence ATGAACTCAGAGAATCTACGCATTGGCATTCCCAGTAAAGGCCGTCTCGCGGATCTTGCCGGGCAATTACTCAAAGACGCAGGCCTGCGCTTCCGCCGTCAAGATCGCAGTCTGTTCGCGCGGGTGCGCGATATGCCCATTGATATCACTTTCCTGCGGACTAACGACATCCCGGTTCTCTGCGAAGAAGGAGCCATTGATCTGGGGATCACGGGGAGTGACTTGGTGGCCGAAAGCGGTGCCAAGCTGACCACACGGTTAAACCTTGGCGTAGGAAACTGCGGCCTTGCAGTTTGCGTTCCCGAAGATAGTTCGATCAACAGCCCAAAAGACTTGGCGGGGAAGCGGATTGCAACCAGCTTCCCGCACGTTACCCGTACCTTCCTCAAAGAACACGGGGCCGAGGCGCACATCGTTGAGTTGACGGGCTCGGTGGAAGTGATGATTGCCCTGGGTATCGCCGATGCGATTGTTGACCTCGTCGAAACGGGCAGCACACTGGCCGCCAATCGCCTAAGGATTCTTACAGAGATAGGACGATACGAAACGGCCCTCGTGCAAAATCCGGCTACGAAGCACACCGAGCTAGCTGATCGAATCACTCGCCGCATTGAAGGCGTCGTTATTGCCCGGGCCTACTCCCTGTTGGAGTATAACGTCGAGAAGGAGAATCTGGTGGAAGCCGAGAAAATCACCCCGGGCTTCTCCTCACCGACGGTCAATCGGCTTGAAGAAGAAGGCTGGTTCAGCGTACGAGCCATGGTCAAGCGGGGCGAAGTGATCGGCATCATGGAGCAGCTAGAACAGCTCGGGGCGAAGGCGATTCTGGAGACTTCGATCGCCAATTGCCGGCTCTGA
- the hisE gene encoding phosphoribosyl-ATP diphosphatase, with protein sequence MRPLDQLEATITQRKASGDTGGSYTAKLLAGGVEKIGSKITEEAAEVVEAAGEPGEEGRQHTIAEAGDVIYHLLVLLAQREITLAEVESELARRFGMSGLEEKASREK encoded by the coding sequence ATGCGTCCTCTCGATCAACTCGAAGCAACCATCACCCAGCGTAAAGCCTCAGGCGACACAGGCGGTTCGTACACGGCTAAATTGCTTGCCGGCGGTGTGGAAAAGATCGGCAGCAAGATCACCGAGGAAGCAGCCGAAGTTGTCGAAGCCGCTGGCGAACCGGGTGAAGAGGGCCGTCAGCACACGATCGCCGAAGCCGGAGATGTGATCTATCACTTGTTGGTTCTTTTAGCTCAACGGGAGATAACGCTTGCAGAGGTCGAAAGCGAACTTGCCCGCCGCTTTGGCATGTCCGGATTAGAAGAAAAAGCTAGTCGAGAAAAGTAA
- the miaA gene encoding tRNA (adenosine(37)-N6)-dimethylallyltransferase MiaA yields the protein MSLNVSETLPAQDCWFLTGATAVGKTSVALALAKKLGAEIISMDSMAIYRGMDIGTAKPTPEEQGQVPHHLIDIVDPSDEYSVAQYVEQAHSLVLEIRSRGNEPLFVGGTPLYLKSLLRGIFDGPPADWKLREEIEKELEEVGSQALHQVLQQVDPLAADAIHPNDARRLIRAIEVYRTTGQPISHQQMQFDDGRPAEECRVFVLRRPREQQRERINERVDSMLERGLVEEVRGLVEKGVQFGRTSSQAVGYREVLAQLEGEITHEEMVEKIKSSTRRFSKRQGTWFRSLSECRFVDVEADETPEENAGRIAEMP from the coding sequence ATGTCTCTTAATGTGTCCGAGACTCTTCCTGCCCAGGATTGCTGGTTTCTCACCGGCGCGACGGCGGTCGGCAAGACCAGCGTGGCTCTCGCTCTTGCGAAGAAGTTGGGGGCGGAAATTATCTCGATGGACTCGATGGCCATCTACCGCGGCATGGACATCGGCACGGCCAAGCCGACGCCGGAGGAACAGGGCCAAGTCCCTCACCACCTGATCGATATTGTCGATCCGAGCGACGAGTACAGTGTGGCTCAATACGTTGAGCAGGCACATTCGCTCGTTCTTGAGATTCGCAGTCGAGGAAACGAGCCGCTGTTCGTTGGTGGAACCCCCTTGTACCTGAAGAGTCTGCTGCGCGGCATCTTCGACGGTCCACCGGCGGATTGGAAGCTTCGCGAGGAAATTGAGAAAGAGCTTGAAGAAGTTGGTAGTCAGGCATTGCATCAAGTACTCCAACAAGTCGATCCACTCGCAGCCGACGCCATCCACCCGAATGATGCCCGTAGGTTGATTCGTGCGATTGAAGTTTATCGGACAACGGGCCAGCCGATCAGCCACCAGCAAATGCAATTCGATGATGGCCGCCCCGCCGAGGAGTGTCGCGTCTTCGTGTTGCGGCGGCCCCGCGAACAACAGCGTGAACGCATTAACGAGCGGGTCGATAGCATGCTCGAGCGCGGACTTGTCGAAGAGGTTCGCGGCCTCGTCGAGAAAGGCGTGCAATTCGGAAGGACCTCTTCACAAGCAGTCGGTTACCGTGAAGTGCTTGCTCAACTTGAAGGAGAGATCACCCACGAAGAAATGGTTGAGAAGATCAAATCTAGCACTCGGAGGTTTTCAAAGCGTCAGGGGACCTGGTTCCGAAGTCTGAGCGAGTGCCGCTTCGTGGATGTCGAGGCAGATGAAACGCCGGAAGAGAATGCTGGGCGGATTGCCGAAATGCCGTGA
- a CDS encoding polyprenyl synthetase family protein: MTTQTATPPDIAAQLQRLFAPIAGDLNATESRLRDELSHQKPFIDELAQHSFRMSGKRLRPALLLLTAAASGKVTGEHTTLAAVVEMVHTATLVHDDVLDEADVRRHTDTVNARWSNQTSVLLGDYLFTHAFYLASTLETPHGCRTIGHATNRVCEGELLQTASAGNFDISREEYLHIIDAKTAALCACACELGAFYAGANEKTVTQYRDYGSDLGIAFQIADDLLDLIGDESDVGKSLGTDLAHCKMTLPLINLRDQCSPADRTELERLCTTPTPENLATIQAWLSDSGEIAAARRIAVEYAERAADRIRSLKPESSDNGSARRFQAHQSLMALAEFVIARNA; this comes from the coding sequence ATGACGACGCAAACGGCTACACCCCCTGACATAGCAGCTCAACTTCAGCGGCTGTTTGCGCCAATCGCCGGGGACCTCAATGCAACAGAGTCGAGGCTCCGTGATGAACTCAGCCATCAAAAGCCTTTCATCGATGAGCTTGCACAACATTCTTTTCGCATGAGTGGCAAACGGTTGCGCCCAGCGTTGCTTTTGCTTACTGCTGCCGCTTCAGGAAAGGTCACCGGGGAACATACCACGCTCGCCGCCGTCGTCGAGATGGTTCACACGGCAACGCTCGTGCATGACGACGTTCTTGACGAAGCAGATGTTCGTCGTCACACCGACACCGTGAATGCACGCTGGAGCAATCAAACGAGCGTTTTGCTTGGCGATTACCTTTTCACACATGCCTTTTACTTGGCGAGCACTCTCGAGACGCCACATGGCTGCCGCACCATTGGCCACGCCACCAATCGCGTCTGTGAAGGAGAGTTGCTACAGACAGCAAGTGCTGGCAACTTTGATATCAGTCGCGAAGAATATCTTCACATCATCGACGCCAAAACGGCAGCTCTCTGTGCTTGTGCGTGTGAACTTGGCGCTTTCTACGCTGGTGCCAATGAGAAGACTGTTACCCAGTATCGCGATTACGGTAGCGACTTGGGAATTGCTTTCCAGATCGCCGATGATTTGCTTGACCTCATCGGAGACGAATCAGACGTGGGCAAGTCGCTAGGAACTGACCTAGCCCATTGCAAAATGACACTGCCGCTGATCAACCTCCGCGATCAATGCTCACCAGCGGATCGAACGGAGCTCGAACGGCTCTGCACGACGCCTACGCCAGAGAATCTGGCAACGATTCAAGCTTGGCTCAGTGACTCGGGCGAGATCGCTGCTGCTCGTCGAATAGCCGTTGAATACGCTGAGCGAGCTGCGGATCGCATCAGATCGCTGAAACCGGAGTCATCAGACAATGGATCGGCTCGCCGATTCCAGGCCCATCAGTCACTGATGGCGTTGGCTGAGTTCGTCATCGCGCGGAATGCTTAG
- the moaC gene encoding cyclic pyranopterin monophosphate synthase MoaC, translating to MTDLSHFDDQGASRMVDVGGKPVTERAATASGQVHMQPETLALIVSRKHAKGDVLEVARLAGIMAAKKTSDLIPLCHPLSLDSISISLEPQGDDTLHITATAAIAAKTGVEMEALTAVSVAALTVYDMCKAVDRGMSIQNIQLDKKSGGASGEFDRLKDT from the coding sequence GTGACTGACCTCTCCCATTTCGACGATCAAGGCGCCAGCCGCATGGTAGATGTCGGTGGGAAGCCGGTTACTGAACGAGCAGCGACGGCCAGCGGTCAGGTTCACATGCAGCCGGAGACGCTGGCTCTGATCGTCAGCCGCAAGCATGCGAAGGGCGATGTCTTGGAAGTCGCTCGACTGGCCGGCATCATGGCTGCGAAGAAGACGAGCGATCTAATCCCTCTCTGTCATCCGTTGTCCTTGGATTCGATTTCGATCTCCCTCGAGCCCCAGGGCGACGACACGCTGCACATCACGGCGACGGCAGCGATTGCTGCAAAGACGGGCGTTGAGATGGAAGCGTTAACCGCCGTGAGTGTCGCGGCCCTGACGGTCTACGATATGTGCAAAGCCGTTGATCGAGGGATGTCGATCCAGAACATCCAGCTTGATAAGAAATCAGGCGGGGCGAGCGGCGAATTTGATCGATTGAAAGACACATAA
- a CDS encoding DUF2007 domain-containing protein, with product MSDHSETTPETELVELCKAGDEFEARMILGLLEDHAIHGATTGEFTAGFRAEAPGVVRVYVAKDDLPVAANLVAEASSKGEPEESTSSEEEADSDGRFKLFPQGVLIIIIEVAVLAIIAWQFLWD from the coding sequence ATGAGTGATCATTCCGAAACGACGCCGGAGACTGAACTTGTCGAACTTTGCAAGGCTGGTGACGAATTCGAAGCGAGGATGATCCTCGGCCTTCTTGAGGACCACGCAATTCATGGGGCGACCACTGGCGAGTTTACGGCCGGGTTCCGGGCAGAGGCTCCTGGGGTGGTGCGAGTCTACGTTGCCAAGGATGATCTGCCAGTGGCTGCGAACCTAGTCGCTGAGGCAAGCTCAAAGGGAGAACCGGAGGAAAGCACCAGCAGCGAGGAGGAGGCTGATAGTGACGGCAGATTCAAGCTCTTTCCCCAAGGAGTACTGATTATCATTATTGAAGTGGCCGTGCTAGCCATTATCGCCTGGCAATTCCTGTGGGATTGA
- a CDS encoding pilus assembly protein, translating into MIRRSPHLSRRSPKSRHGLAVTELAVCLPVLTLIVLATIEACTMIFLQQSLSIATYEGARVALVQGAEASNVEAQCDLILNSREVQGATVTVTPSNFASTPPGEWIAVEASAPFSSNSLVGGWLFNGRTITARTEMMKEH; encoded by the coding sequence ATGATTCGCCGTTCCCCTCACCTCAGTCGACGAAGTCCAAAAAGCAGGCACGGTTTGGCAGTGACCGAACTAGCCGTCTGCTTGCCGGTGCTTACCTTGATCGTCCTGGCGACGATAGAAGCCTGCACGATGATCTTCCTCCAGCAATCGCTCAGCATTGCCACCTATGAAGGGGCACGTGTCGCACTAGTGCAAGGTGCTGAAGCTTCCAATGTCGAAGCGCAATGCGATTTGATCCTCAATAGTCGCGAAGTTCAGGGAGCGACGGTAACGGTTACGCCGTCCAATTTTGCTTCTACGCCGCCCGGGGAATGGATCGCCGTGGAAGCCTCAGCACCGTTTAGCTCGAACTCACTGGTGGGCGGTTGGTTATTCAACGGGCGGACAATCACGGCTCGTACGGAAATGATGAAAGAACACTAA